In Mangifera indica cultivar Alphonso chromosome 7, CATAS_Mindica_2.1, whole genome shotgun sequence, the genomic window TGGTGATGATTTGACTTTCAAATACACTTTAGAcgttgaaattttcattttcgaCTCATCTCTTCAGTAATTTTGTCGATTACCATCGACAAAACCCTTATTTACTTGAATCAATATCCATGACGATCTCCCTCCACAACACATGTCAATCTCCGGTCTTTGTAACAACTCTCTAATGCATAGTCTTGCCGTTCTTGACAGCTTTGTTGTTGTGACTCGATCGCTGGCAGCGATAATGGAAAGATGCAGTGGTGATTACAATTTTAAGGGTGTAAACGAAATTCTTAAATATATCAAAGACTAGACTGTTATATTTAAAACTTATAtgtaaaaaactttttttaatattttcaaaattcatggatgataaaattactttttgctcatacaccattaaaattttcaaacagatTTGATAGTGTGGGTAGAAAAAGTTTCATTTATGACATTTATGGAACATGTAATTCTATTCCTTGTGTATTGGTTTAAGCGAATGTCAAAGTGTGGACTTTTGGGCCTTTAAGTCGCTTTAACTTCAAGGGACATGCTCCACCAAACGccttgaaattatttttgacaaaataaatcaaattgtaatatggccaaatgactatgtcccacccaaggtttgatattttctcaagtttctatcttttaactatggaaacacaaAACACCTACcaatgaccggttagatttaacaaaactctaacggtggtaagggtaaaatcatcattttctctataatattaaaaataaactaaaattgattctattttaccccctaaactttaaaaactaaaattttcctccagcctaagttttagAAAATCACCGTTTCACCCtaaagtttcattttgaaatctccgacgacatctccggctccattgctgacagcctctccctcccgaagcttcctctccttccggcgaactctttcctctcatttggacgtTCGATCGAAGTCAGAGAAGtagtggaagacgaagaacttcgtcagggaagacgaagttctttgtcttcctaGTCGttgtcatctgggaagacgatcgtcttctcaGACGAAGATGAGATAACTCGTCGTCCTCTaagaagacgagtcgtcttcatctgggaagacgatttctctttaCGTCGGATGCATAGTGCAAGAGTTAAGGGCGGCCGTcgatggaagagaaaccgttagGAGAGGAAGACGGTCGGTGATGgtgccggagaaagtgaaagggtttggaaataaaccttaggggggaaatataatattttcaaacttacttaaggaaaaaatgttagtttttaaacttttaaggggaaaaatgatattaaatttaccaccgttagagttttattaaatctaaccgatcatGAGTAgatgtttgatattttcataattaaaagatggaaacttgagaaaacatcaaaccttgggtgggcagTCGTTTGGCCTTGTAATTTATCTGCAAATGGTGCCCCCCTACCATCTGATTTCCGTTTTCCGGCACCGTCCGTCATCATTTATCACATGATTACAAGTTCCAAAAGCTTTTACAACGGGAACCACTGGGCCCACTCTCATTCTTGAATACGGCATGAATCTACATATCTgcaatcccaaaaaaaaaaacacaccttCTTTTACGACTCCTGATTAGGAAGCAAAATGGCAGCCATTTCAGCTGCTCAGCTTGCTACTATTTCACAACCGAATCTTCAACCATCATCTTCTTCTACTTCACTAACCGCCTCTCTTATCTGTTTGCGCTTCCTTCAGACCTTCGCTAGCCTTTCTCAATTCCTCGCTGACACCAACCGCTCATGAAGCTTACAAAGGAAACGAAAATTCTTTCACTCTCCGTCAACTATCATGTTTCCGTCCACGTGCTTCTCAGGTGAGTTCCGTGCAACTGCATAGTTTTCGGATATATCTGTCATTGAATTTGTGCCTAGGATGGAAGAGATTGGATATGTGGTACTGAAAGATATACAGCGTGTGAAGGCTTGCCTGTTTTTTTTTCGCGGCGTGATTTCATAATGAATGCTCAGgttgatttgtttatttttctcaattgatTTTAGTTCTAaagttttcacttttaaaatttactgCCTTTTATAATCTGGATAAAATAGCTGCAGAATTGAGCTTGTGCATTGGTGTCAAGAGTAATGTAGCTGTTTCTTTTAATTGTCTAGATAGTTTCGGGTCAAACGCTGATGTGCCTAGTGTTGATATTTTCAGTAATAAACACTCAAAAGGTCTGCTTTGCAAGCACTCATTGTGGTGCCAACTCGAGAACTTGACATGTAAGTGAGATGTTGATGATAATCTAAGACGTatttaaacaagaaaaagtgGAGTCAGGAACACCAGTTTTAATTTCCTTTGTAACATATAGTAATTTATCTGTTTATTTGAACATAGGTTAGCAAAGTTGCTTCAATGTTGGTAGAAAAGCCCTCAGAAACTGGCTCGGAAGAGAAATCGTGTACTGTTATGGCTCTTTTAGATGGAGGGATGTTGAGATGACAGAAGAGTTGGCTAAAAGTGCTGCGTTCTGTTGTTTGATTGTACTTGCATTCCTTGTTTgtctaatattaattattggaGACCTTGTTTGCTTAAAAATGCCAGTTGGATTAAAATGAGTTTGACAATGCATTTCCATGTAATCTGAATATGATGTCAAAAAGTCGTTAACTTTGTTTATGCTTGATAAGAAGTAAGTCATTTCTTAGGGTCTGTGTTTCTTTTTATCTTACTATCGGCATTGTGAAACACTGAAGGACAGTGCATCTTTATTATGTTAGGTATTTTGGTCATTGCCTTCAATGTTTCAGGCTGAGCCCCAGAAAATAGTGGTGGCTCCATCAGGGAGTTTATGCCAATTGATTGACAAGAACATATTGAAGCTTGAGTCCATGCAGGTGTTGGTTATTGATGAGGTAACCGGCATATATCATGGTTTATGTAATATTTCAGTTGAGTAGATCATGCAAAATTATAGCAAATGGTTATTTAAATTTGTCTGTATGCAATGCTTGAGATTATGTCAATGGAATCTAAGAGGAATTTTTCCGTGGTTTTAGACAGCTGagactaaaataacaattttaattgcATTGTTTCTTATATGGAGTTTATAGCGTATGTTTGTTGTAACttgttattttcctttacatttttGCGTGTGTATCTTTTCATTGATCTATTTTTGAGAAATAGATCCATTAAAAGTGGGGGAGAAGGATGATTCTACAGATTCACATTATATAAACCTCAAATTGTACACGTTTATCAATGGATACTTGTCACTAGGTCACATAATGTTTCATATctcattgaaaaaattttcatcttcatcaaccaaaTGACAAAGgatgaaagaatttttttatattacaaatccatcttttattattgagttTTTCAATATGATGGTAACCCCGGAGCGGATGTAGAATCCTTCTGAAGATCTATCAGCCTCTTGGATGCCCTGTGAATCCATTCAGAAATGAAATTAAGTATAAGTGAAGAGTACAGAAGGGCAATACAGAAATCATCCAACCCCTTTTGTTAAGTAATTAAACCCAGATTAAGATTAGAAACCTTAATTTATTGTAGTGGGAGGATAAATTAGTTATAACTCTGCCCCTACCCACCACATACCTCTGAATTTGCAATAACAACGTTCTTCCCTATTCTGGCATTTTTGTCAATGATGCAGTCTCTGTACGGTACAACATAATTACAGGAGTCatttgagaaattaaagaagataaaagaatttctcttcatataaaaaaactaaGACTGAGAGGTGTAAGTAGTTGATACTTTATTCTTGTATTCTCTCCAATTCCAATAGGAACTCCTCCCTCAGCAAGTAGTGATGCTTTTTCTAAGTCTGTTTCATAAAAGTCAGCACCAAGCATCACAGTATCCTGCATTATTAACAGTTTACTTAAAGTTTATCATAGATGAGAATACAGAGGAATATTTAGTTCATGttaaaatgtagaaaaatagaAGTAAATTTGCATGACAATTTAGGTTTACAATGAAGATATTAATGGTTGAAACTCAAAATAGTCTGACATGCAGTCTGTAAGAGCTATATGATTAAACAACCTCTTTTCTACACCAGAAACTGGTCACTTAaagcatttaaactaaattgatgTAAATTTTTCCAGAATTCACCTACAGGGATTTGTAGAATAAACCTTTAAGTGAACGTTTGGATTTATCCGAGATCTGATACCCACTACACTGTGTTCTATGAAACAGCTATTTAAGAAACTTCCATGTGAGATAATTGAATCAACAATCTGCAAAAGAAACAGATACCAAGTGAAGAGCTGGTCTAATACTAATATGTTCCTATGTCGAGTCTGGCAATGGTAAGTCTTCCAACTATTTGCTGTTATGCATGCATACtcttgtgtgtgtgtgtatgtatatatatatatatatatatatatatatatatatatatatcatatgaggACAATTCTTAGAAGACAACTTCATCAACTGGAAAGGTTAAAATGCCAAATTTACTAACCTTGCTATTGTCGATCTTTGTTGGTGGTAAGTTTCTTCTGGATGTATACATTGGCTTTGCTGCATCGTAGAAACTAAACCTTGGTGGCTGAAAGTCACAAAGAAACATGAGGCTGTAAAAGATTGTGTATCTTTCAACAGAAACATGAGCATCAATGCTACTAATGAGATACactgatttttcaatttgattctTACATGCTCAGTGAGAGCAAGGTTTGCCTTGAAGAAGGATCTGATAGTCCCAATGTCTTCCCAATAATCATTGAACAGAAAAGCCTGCTCAAAAATTTTTGTACATGAGCATCAAGAAATGATAATTAAGCACTCCCATTAGGGTCTTTCTCTCAAATAGTCAACCAACGTGCCATCCAGTTATAAAGATTAGATCTTATACAGACCTTCAAGTATATTTCTCTAGCTGAGGCTGGTATTATTTCTGATCCAAAGTCATTTGCTGTTGGAAAACGCCATCTGATTTGACAACAATATTAACAACTAAATATCTTTAGTATTCCTGTGTCACGTTTGAAATGGCATCGCACAGTGCTCGTGAATATGGTACCTCAAAAGATTAAGAAGTATCTCTTTCTTGAAGATATACACTCCCATTGAAGCAATGTAGGGTTTCTTTTCAGCCTCTGTTTTTGAGAGTCCCAAAACTGTCGTATCTACTGCCTACAATATAAGCAAAATTAGTGAAATTGGATACATGATTCAGAATTACTATGTGTCAGAGATCCGGATATCACCATTGCTTTCAGGTCGGCTCCTTTAGGCTTTTCACTGAATGAAAGAACCCTTCCTTTGTTGTCAATTTTCATTAGACCAAAATCTGAGGCACGACTATCATAAAAGCAGAGAGGTCTCAGTTTTTGTGGATAATCTTAGAGCTAGCAGCAATAAACAATATGCTCACTTCTTTGATTAATTTGCAGAAACTAAGAGAAAACCCTGAGATTTTAATGTATTAAATAATCTGATTTATATGGTTTCATGTTGACACAGATTCTGCTTAAAGCAAGGGCCTACCTGTCATCCATCGGCAAACAAGAAATACTAATGTCCGCTCCACTCTGCCGATGATTCTGGTAATGAGGACATGAATATTAAGTACAGctgcattattttctttaatagtGGACTGACAAGTGAATTGCATGTGATGCCATTACCTGAACAAAGTCCATGTAGTCCATTCTATACAGATGATCTCCAGATAGTATCAGGACATCTTCAATGTCCCTATTTCTTGCATCCTGTAGTAAGTGATGAATATACTGTAAACCATCGTGCAAGCTAACTTCCAGGGTTTTTCAGCTCATCAAGTTAAGTAAAGGTGATGACACGATTACCTCAAAAAGCCAGTGAAACTGCCTTACAGCATCTGCAGTGCCCTGGAACCACCGTTTTCCAGCTTCCCCAGGAGTTTGAGTGGCTGCTAGAACCTGATTTAGAGCAACAGTCAAATTAAAGGCcttgacttgaattcataaGATCAGTAAGCTTGTTTATGTGGGTGTGTGAGTAATCTAAATACAAATCAGATACAGTTGATTCTTGCATTGGTTTTCAAGAATTCTGAATCATATACAGATTACTACCTCAACATAACCATCTCCAAAGTTGACCCCATTGCCGAAGTTGTAAGCACGGGCGAGATGCCTGTTGAGTGATGCTGAGTTGAATTGCGTGAGAATGTAGACTTTGTTGATTCCACTATTTATGCAGTTACTCATTGGCACATCAATGAGCCTGTATGCACCACCAATGGGAACCTACAAGAGACAATTTCTAATGCATCATTTTTTAAGGACCATTCAATATTAAGTTCAGAAAATGGTCATACTGATACTTACAGCAGGCTTGGCACGACGCTTGGTGAGAGGAAAGAGACGAGTACCAGCTCCTCCTCCCAGAATTACTGCCACAACGGTACGTGGATCTCTCTTCTCCATATCTAAGTCTCTCAACTAAATTCATCCCATGaaaatttaatcacaaattAAGTGTGACAAAccatatatattcaaatatgtaTTGCCTTGAAATTGTGTGCTTTGAGAGATGGAGAGCTGAGGTTTACCTTGGTCTCGCCTGCTACGTCTGCAGTAAGAGACATGCAAACACGTTTCTTAAGAATCTTCCCACAAACTCCATTATGTAGTTTTCTCATGTTAAATTTGTTGCCTATCAACTCTCCATTGCAAAACTTCAGAACCCTCCAGTGACTGCTCCCCAGCAAGGCCATGGCACCCCCAGCGGCTGAGAGGGAAAACCGGTAATTAGCCGGCAATGCCATTTTCTTCTAAGTGAAGGagaaaattgtaattcaaatcAATGGAAATTACCGAATGCTTGTATGTGAAAGGCCTAGACACGGTGAGCTGAGTGCAGCTTACTTGGAATGCATACAGGCAATTGGAGGACTAGGCCACGTTATCCAAAATCAATTGCAGccaccactttttttttttttttaagcttaaaTTACTTTGTGTGGTTCTCTTAACTAAGTTTTGTAATTACAGATAAGTCCTTGGACTTGGAAAGTAATTACGAATCATGGAATATCCTGAAGTTTGCCGCCTTAGATTTTTGTCTGTGCGGGAAACACAGACCAAGAAAATATACGAGTGGACTGTGATACAGTCTTGCTTTGTTTTGTTGCTCAAATGAATTGTTTACATCTCGGTCGCGGTTGTTAATTGACTTGCTTGTCTGTCTTCTTTGAAATCTCGAAAGACCGACATGCCATTggtattaaaagaattttagtgACATAGACTGTGAGCAGCAGGGCCAGGGCGGTGCTGTTCCTGAGTATAAATGTAGGCAATAAAAATTAGTCGTTAGAAGGTAAAAAATTGTttcttgttaatattttaagtaattgGTTGaatgaaatgatgaatttgatagaaaatgagataaattttctATCATCGGAAGTGAAAAACTCAATAAACACAATCAAATCGAGTTAATTTTTACCACCCATCTTCACtgtttatcataaattttacaGTAATGGGATGGGTAGTtatcagaaatgaaataaatctCTCTCCAAATGACATTTTGCAACTTGGCTGTCTTTGTACAATATATTTTCTCTGCAGACGAGGAGGAAGTACTTCTTCAAGCGATTCACAATTATAGGACGTCCTTAAACTTGACAGCattgacaaaaaatgaaaatgcggAGTGCCTGGCTGATGAATTTGCTGATCAATTTAAGAATCAACCCTGCACAAACTCCACAGGTGTTGGCCTTCCAACTAAACAGAAACACGGCATAATCAAATTTAACTGGTTTTTGCTTCCCtttgaaaattgtcaaattcatttttttacatACTTTTTGTGTTACTGTTATAAGCTAAAAATGGAAGAATTGGTGATAAAAAGCTAAGCCCATGGATTCTTATCCATAGACATCGTAACTCGAGCTGCACCACTGTGAAGTTCTTGTGACtcaatttgattattgttaaaCTATGTTTAGTAAGCTTATAGTTTACAATCTCAGAGttacttttttaaaatcttgatcTCGAACTTTGAAAATGAGatatagttaataaatatataaattatgatatttaattataatttttcgaGTCAAACCCTCATTATTGAGCTCGAGCTTTATGTCTATTTCATCAAGTCATACTTGAGTCAagtaatacataatttgattcagCTTGCTTGTAGCCCTAATTGTAACACCTGAATGCGCACACAAATAAGTGAAATCTATTTGTTTAGAGGCAGCTAGCAATATAGAGTAGAAGAAAACTTCTAGCTCGAAGCTTGTCTGGTCTAAACcatgataattttattgaacaaaGTAAATATCCTTGCAGCTACAACAAGGCTTCATCTTCATGAATGATAGAAACTGCCTCCAGGCA contains:
- the LOC123220190 gene encoding glucose-1-phosphate adenylyltransferase large subunit 1, chloroplastic isoform X3; amino-acid sequence: MALPANYRFSLSAAGGAMALLGSSHWRVLKFCNGELIGNKFNMRKLHNGVCGKILKKRVCMSLTADVAGETKLRDLDMEKRDPRTVVAVILGGGAGTRLFPLTKRRAKPAVPIGGAYRLIDVPMSNCINSGINKVYILTQFNSASLNRHLARAYNFGNGVNFGDGYVEVLAATQTPGEAGKRWFQGTADAVRQFHWLFEDARNRDIEDVLILSGDHLYRMDYMDFVQNHRQSGADISISCLPMDDSRASDFGLMKIDNKGRVLSFSEKPKGADLKAMAVDTTVLGLSKTEAEKKPYIASMGVYIFKKEILLNLLRWRFPTANDFGSEIIPASAREIYLKAFLFNDYWEDIGTIRSFFKANLALTEHPPRFSFYDAAKPMYTSRRNLPPTKIDNSKDTVMLGADFYETDLEKASLLAEGGVPIGIGENTRIKDCIIDKNARIGKNVVIANSEGIQEADRSSEGFYIRSGVTIILKNSIIKDGFVI
- the LOC123220190 gene encoding glucose-1-phosphate adenylyltransferase large subunit 1, chloroplastic isoform X2 translates to MALPANYRFSLSAAGGAMALLGSSHWRVLKFCNGELIGNKFNMRKLHNGVCGKILKKRVCMSLTADVAGETKLRDLDMEKRDPRTVVAVILGGGAGTRLFPLTKRRAKPAVPIGGAYRLIDVPMSNCINSGINKVYILTQFNSASLNRHLARAYNFGNGVNFGDGYVEVLAATQTPGEAGKRWFQGTADAVRQFHWLFEDARNRDIEDVLILSGDHLYRMDYMDFVQNHRQSGADISISCLPMDDSRASDFGLMKIDNKGRVLSFSEKPKGADLKAMAVDTTVLGLSKTEAEKKPYIASMGVYIFKKEILLNLLRWRFPTANDFGSEIIPASAREIYLKAFLFNDYWEDIGTIRSFFKANLALTEHPPRFSFYDAAKPMYTSRRNLPPTKIDNSKIVDSIISHGSFLNSCFIEHSVVGIRSRINPNVHLKDTVMLGADFYETDLEKASLLAEGGVPIGIGENTRIKDCIIDKNARIGKNVVIANSEVCGG
- the LOC123220190 gene encoding glucose-1-phosphate adenylyltransferase large subunit 3, chloroplastic/amyloplastic isoform X1 codes for the protein MALPANYRFSLSAAGGAMALLGSSHWRVLKFCNGELIGNKFNMRKLHNGVCGKILKKRVCMSLTADVAGETKLRDLDMEKRDPRTVVAVILGGGAGTRLFPLTKRRAKPAVPIGGAYRLIDVPMSNCINSGINKVYILTQFNSASLNRHLARAYNFGNGVNFGDGYVEVLAATQTPGEAGKRWFQGTADAVRQFHWLFEDARNRDIEDVLILSGDHLYRMDYMDFVQNHRQSGADISISCLPMDDSRASDFGLMKIDNKGRVLSFSEKPKGADLKAMAVDTTVLGLSKTEAEKKPYIASMGVYIFKKEILLNLLRWRFPTANDFGSEIIPASAREIYLKAFLFNDYWEDIGTIRSFFKANLALTEHPPRFSFYDAAKPMYTSRRNLPPTKIDNSKIVDSIISHGSFLNSCFIEHSVVGIRSRINPNVHLKDTVMLGADFYETDLEKASLLAEGGVPIGIGENTRIKDCIIDKNARIGKNVVIANSEGIQEADRSSEGFYIRSGVTIILKNSIIKDGFVI